Proteins found in one Vagococcus carniphilus genomic segment:
- a CDS encoding glutathione S-transferase family protein: MGLLVEGEWHDQWYDTKSTGGHFVRKDSQFRNWITKDGGAGPTGEAGFKAEPNRYHLYVSYACPWASRALIMRKLKGLEEMISLSVVNPYMGENGWTFEEGKDVIKDPILDADYLYQVYTHADSNYSGRVTVPVLYDKKTNQIVNNESSEIMRMLNSAFDEVGALPGDYYPEELRSQIDEMNDKVYHGVNNGVYKAGFATKQEVYEEEVTKLFNVLDELEEHLSTRNYLVGEKLTEVDWRLFVTLVRFDSAYYGHFKCNIRELREYPNLWRYTRELYNYKEVKETVNFYHIKHHYYGSHPTINPNRIVPKGPELDWSI, translated from the coding sequence ATGGGCTTATTAGTAGAAGGCGAGTGGCATGATCAATGGTACGATACTAAAAGTACAGGTGGACATTTTGTCCGTAAAGATTCACAATTTAGAAATTGGATAACGAAAGATGGTGGTGCTGGACCAACTGGTGAAGCAGGTTTTAAAGCAGAGCCTAACCGTTATCATTTGTATGTTTCATATGCGTGTCCTTGGGCGAGTCGTGCCTTAATTATGCGAAAACTAAAAGGATTAGAAGAAATGATTTCGTTATCGGTTGTTAATCCTTATATGGGAGAAAATGGTTGGACCTTTGAAGAGGGAAAAGATGTTATAAAAGATCCTATATTAGATGCTGATTATTTATATCAAGTTTATACACATGCTGATTCTAACTATTCTGGACGTGTGACTGTTCCTGTTTTGTATGACAAAAAAACGAATCAAATTGTCAATAATGAATCATCAGAAATTATGCGTATGTTAAACTCAGCTTTTGATGAAGTTGGAGCATTACCTGGTGATTATTATCCAGAAGAGCTACGTAGTCAAATTGATGAGATGAACGATAAAGTCTATCACGGTGTGAACAATGGTGTTTACAAAGCTGGTTTTGCAACTAAGCAAGAAGTCTATGAAGAGGAAGTTACAAAATTGTTTAATGTTTTAGATGAGTTAGAGGAACATTTAAGTACAAGAAACTATTTAGTTGGTGAAAAACTAACAGAAGTAGATTGGCGATTATTTGTGACATTAGTTCGTTTTGATTCAGCTTACTATGGTCATTTTAAATGTAATATTCGTGAGTTAAGAGAGTATCCAAATCTTTGGCGCTACACGCGAGAGCTGTATAACTATAAAGAAGTAAAAGAAACAGTGAACTTTTATCATATTAAGCATCATTATTATGGCAGTCACCCAACGATTAATCCAAATCGAATTGTTCCAAAGGGACCAGAACTTGATTGGTCTATATAG
- the nox gene encoding H2O-forming NADH oxidase → MSKIVLIGANHAGIAAANTILDSYPENEVVIIDKNTNLSYLGCGTALWVGRHIDSYEHLFYTNKEAFEEKGARILMETTVESIDFDNKLIHATRANGEKFEESYDKVILATGSVPIAPNIKGTDLENVQFVKLFQDSQVADKALCDDSIKEVAVIGAGYIGVEMAEAVKRRGKNVRLFDAADTSLNTYYDPWFTEDMDNVLTENGIQTHYGEMVQSFEGKDGKVTDLTTDKGTYKTDLVIMAIGFSPNNSLGKDKLETFNNGAYLVNLKQETSLPDVYAVGDCATIYSNAIEDTTYIALATNAVRSGIVGGHNAAGTPLESIGVQGSNGISIFGYNMVSTGLNLAAAKEAGYEVKYTDFEDLQKPGFIEKNGNVKIRIVYDAKTRRVLGAQMASTEDISMGIHMFSLAIEEKVTIDKLKLLDIFFLPHFNQPYNYITMAALSAE, encoded by the coding sequence ATGAGTAAAATCGTATTAATCGGTGCCAATCATGCTGGTATCGCTGCGGCTAACACTATTTTAGATAGTTATCCAGAAAATGAAGTAGTTATTATTGATAAAAATACCAACTTAAGTTATTTAGGTTGTGGAACAGCTTTATGGGTTGGTCGCCACATTGATTCTTATGAACATTTATTTTATACCAACAAAGAAGCATTTGAAGAAAAAGGTGCTAGAATTTTAATGGAAACAACTGTTGAATCCATTGATTTTGACAATAAGCTAATCCATGCAACTCGCGCTAATGGCGAAAAATTTGAAGAATCTTATGACAAGGTTATTCTAGCTACTGGTTCTGTTCCTATTGCTCCAAATATCAAAGGAACCGATTTAGAAAATGTCCAATTTGTTAAATTATTCCAAGACAGCCAAGTTGCTGATAAAGCACTTTGTGACGATTCAATCAAAGAAGTAGCTGTAATCGGGGCTGGGTATATCGGTGTTGAAATGGCTGAAGCCGTTAAACGTCGCGGAAAAAATGTTCGCCTATTTGACGCTGCTGACACATCATTAAACACTTATTATGATCCTTGGTTTACAGAAGACATGGACAACGTTTTAACTGAGAATGGGATTCAAACTCATTACGGTGAAATGGTTCAGTCCTTTGAAGGAAAAGATGGTAAAGTAACTGATCTTACAACAGATAAAGGAACTTATAAAACTGATTTAGTTATTATGGCTATTGGTTTTTCTCCTAATAACTCTTTAGGAAAAGACAAACTTGAAACTTTTAATAATGGTGCTTATCTAGTTAATTTAAAACAAGAAACAAGTTTACCTGATGTTTATGCGGTTGGTGATTGCGCTACTATTTATAGTAATGCGATTGAAGACACTACTTATATCGCATTAGCAACAAATGCTGTAAGAAGTGGTATTGTAGGTGGTCACAACGCTGCTGGTACTCCTTTAGAATCAATTGGTGTGCAAGGCTCAAATGGTATTTCTATTTTTGGTTACAATATGGTATCAACTGGTCTTAATCTAGCTGCTGCAAAAGAAGCTGGCTATGAAGTAAAATATACTGATTTCGAAGATTTACAAAAACCAGGATTCATCGAGAAAAATGGTAACGTTAAAATCCGTATTGTTTATGATGCCAAAACTCGTCGTGTTCTTGGTGCTCAAATGGCTTCAACAGAAGATATCTCAATGGGAATTCATATGTTCTCTCTAGCAATAGAAGAAAAAGTAACCATTGATAAATTGAAGTTACTAGATATTTTCTTTTTACCACACTTTAACCAACCTTATAACTACATTACAATGGCAGCTTTATCTGCTGAATAA
- a CDS encoding GNAT family N-acetyltransferase has protein sequence MTQEIWLKTIETNDLKEIWEISYGPKADLEWMKFNGPYFKDPVETWESFSTGYGNTLINNPMTKVIMKNQQITGLVTAYWQDGSLKQWLEVGLLIYDANTWNTGIGSIALNKWLHELFQLYDYLPHIGFTTWSGNIGMQKVGEKNGMTKEGVIRKVRYWNGQYYDSVKFGILRTELLN, from the coding sequence ATGACACAAGAGATTTGGCTAAAAACAATCGAAACAAATGACTTAAAAGAAATATGGGAGATAAGCTACGGACCTAAAGCTGATTTAGAATGGATGAAATTTAATGGACCCTATTTTAAAGACCCAGTTGAAACATGGGAAAGTTTTTCAACTGGTTATGGAAATACATTAATCAATAATCCTATGACTAAAGTCATTATGAAAAACCAGCAAATAACAGGTTTAGTTACTGCTTACTGGCAAGATGGTTCACTAAAACAATGGCTAGAAGTGGGGCTTTTAATTTATGATGCCAACACTTGGAATACTGGCATTGGAAGCATCGCACTAAATAAATGGCTTCATGAATTATTTCAACTGTATGATTATTTACCTCATATCGGATTTACCACTTGGTCTGGTAACATTGGCATGCAAAAGGTCGGAGAAAAAAATGGTATGACAAAAGAAGGAGTCATCAGAAAAGTTCGATACTGGAATGGACAATATTATGATTCTGTTAAGTTTGGTATTTTAAGAACTGAATTACTCAATTAA
- a CDS encoding AAC(3) family N-acetyltransferase: MLNPKQIMTDLRKLGVKKDDIIVVHSSYNSLRGEDQIEGGPEAVIEALKETVSEGTLIIPTFTYKNVDIDNRVFDVLNTPVCIGILPETMRLSKDVVRSVHPTHSLAAWGKDADSFTKNHYKDHSPVGVNSPLSEAYRRGGKIVMLGAPFARNTSLHGVEEMVLPEYLFNYNYDYKIILENKETITMNVLRHDFNGFEQRYDRILDILEEGTDYQVGQVLNGRSCVMNAPAVWDKALIKYREDMLYFTDPRPRT; the protein is encoded by the coding sequence ATGTTAAATCCAAAACAAATTATGACAGACCTTAGAAAACTAGGTGTCAAAAAAGATGATATTATTGTTGTCCACTCATCATACAATAGTCTTCGCGGAGAGGATCAAATTGAAGGTGGCCCAGAAGCAGTCATTGAAGCTCTAAAAGAAACAGTCTCAGAAGGAACTCTTATTATTCCCACTTTCACTTATAAAAATGTGGATATAGATAACCGAGTGTTTGATGTTTTAAACACGCCAGTTTGTATTGGTATTTTGCCTGAAACAATGCGTTTATCAAAAGATGTTGTCAGAAGTGTTCACCCCACTCATAGCTTGGCTGCTTGGGGAAAAGATGCTGATAGTTTTACTAAAAATCACTACAAAGACCACAGTCCAGTTGGTGTTAACTCTCCACTAAGTGAAGCATATAGACGTGGCGGTAAAATCGTTATGCTTGGTGCTCCTTTTGCTAGAAACACAAGCTTACACGGAGTTGAAGAGATGGTGCTTCCCGAATATTTATTCAACTATAATTATGACTATAAGATCATTCTTGAAAATAAAGAAACTATCACAATGAATGTTTTACGACATGATTTCAATGGTTTTGAACAACGTTATGACCGTATTCTTGATATTTTAGAAGAAGGAACTGACTATCAAGTGGGTCAAGTATTAAATGGTCGCTCTTGTGTCATGAATGCTCCTGCCGTTTGGGATAAAGCATTAATTAAATACAGAGAAGACATGCTTTACTTTACAGATCCTAGACCTAGAACTTAA